A part of Liolophura sinensis isolate JHLJ2023 chromosome 1, CUHK_Ljap_v2, whole genome shotgun sequence genomic DNA contains:
- the LOC135481930 gene encoding collagen alpha-6(VI) chain-like isoform X1 → MAFQTKMRSLAVNSSVTYSDRGIEYSRKMFSEQGRTGVAQVLVVLRDGFSRLPPDTLRQALIARMQNITVITIGLDGNSGGIPGRRQELQSVASFPDLFYGVSNFNDLQSVRRKLVSDICDVLSQRSSIELPTASTQNPTQVPVSVNTTQSMVVRPNPSANVICRRPGDVVFILDGSKGVDQSDFRFQTNFVVRMTELFYLNPDDGLRVGVVVYGDQIKVIQQEPFLSESSLRSVLGLLIHDRGSPLVDAGIRYARELLNEQGRPGTPKILVLLSHGINARPVNTIDEAEKAKQEGSILITVGIGKDAMGLNADVIEEFRSMASTSDLAFLTPDYSQLPVLVNNLAPSVCDLLSPPPILPTLGVNPQEFPVSTSQPPIVRQATTQAPQSDSKCQYPGDLIFLLDGSPTSTDLSLLLAREFALSTADSFNLNEFNGTRVAGILNDGNLRSVPFVPFHDSMAFQTKMRSLAVNSSVTYSDRGIEYSRKMFSEQGRTGVAQVLVVLRDGFSRLPPDTLRQALIARMQNITVITIGLDGNSGGIPGRRQELQSVASFPDLFYGVSNFNDLQSVRRKLVSDICGVLKTTDSSIPTPQSPVRPLPVTPNSVEMPSCTRSTAFHVKPGHDCAQRAEIVFMVDASEAITPENFALQQKFVMCVANSLFLDPSSGARVAAIAYSSQTQSIPLAGFSEAEGFWSSFSRMAADNSIALTNNSIQVAREMFKAESRQEATKTLVILTDGKNICPGNTLALANLAKRENILIISIGISETPLSSASLSELKSLASTPDHAFVVSNYRSLMAATGNLVRVLCYNLSPGSRPKLPSNPSFLPARPRTPKTTGPSPIIPRHFPANFSPPTGYSGYVPRRAPSGNTGSQRPPKSYSHPLIYPSATGSRGVYVPSGQNRRVQTVWRPNTGIHRTPYSSGNTGTARAAYSNRVAGTAYSKGATGSAGVPYSGTAASHSHLPSSRSGRVLPRIRPAPSVSRLPLSRSQPVGRIGQTSRANSLLSAIRKSLRTQAS, encoded by the exons ATGGCATTCCAGACAAAGATGCGGTCTTTGGCCGTGAACTCATCAGTTACCTACTCTGATAGAGGCATTGAATATTCTCGTAAGATGTTCTCAGAACAAGGCAGAACAGGTGTAGCACAGGTGCTTGTCGTTTTGAGAGATGGCTTTTCCCGACTTCCACCTGACACTTTAAGACAAGCTTTGATTGCAAGGATGCAAAATATTACAGTTATAACTATTGGTCTAGATGGAAACAGTGGAGGGATACCAGGCAGGAGACAAGAGCTTCAATCTGTGGCTTCATTCCCGGACCTATTCTATGGAGTGAGCAACTTTAATGATTTACAGTCGGTACGAAGGAAACTGGTGTCAGATATATGTG ATGTGCTCAGTCAGCGTTCTAGTATTGAGCTGCCAACGGCTTCAACACAGAATCCAACTCAAGTGCCTGTATCAGTGAACACTACACAAAGTATGGTCGTCAGGCCAAATCCTTCTGCGAATGTCATATGTCGTCGGCCTGGAGATGTTGTCTTCATCCTGGATGGATCCAAAGGGGTTGATCAATCAGATTTTAGGTTTCAAACTAATTTTGTGGTCAGGATGACAGAGTTATTTTACCTTAATCCAGACGATGGCCTGAGGGTGGGTGTCGTTGTTTATGGTGACCAAATTAAAGTTATCCAACAAGAACCATTTTTGTCGGAGTCCAGTTTGCGATCTGTACTTGGTCTTTTAATCCATGATAGAGGATCTCCACTTGTTGATGCTGGCATTCGATATGCCAGAGAACTACTAAATGAGCAAGGTAGACCTGGAACACCGAAAATCCTGGTTTTGTTGTCGCATGGAATCAATGCTAGACCAGTCAACACCATTGATGAAGCTGAAAAGGCAAAGCAAGAAGGAAGCATACTGATAACTGTTGGTATAGGAAAAGATGCCATGGGATTGAATGCAGACGTGATCGAAGAGTTCAGATCAATGGCGTCCACTAGTGATCTTGCGTTTTTGACCCCAGATTACAGTCAACTTCCTGTCCTCGTCAACAACCTTGCTCCATCAGTGTGTG attTGCTATCACCCCCACCCATCTTACCAACCCTGGGTGTTAATCCTCAAGAGTTTCCGGTATCGACATCACAGCCGCCAATAGTAAGACAAGCCACAACACAAGCCCCCCAGAGTGATTCAAAATGCCAATATCCCGGAGATTTGATATTCTTGCTGGATGGATCACCAACCTCGACAGATCTCAGCTTGCTCTTGGCAAGGGAATTTGCATTATCTACAGCTGATTCGTTTAACCTTAATGAATTTAATGGCACTAGAGTAGCTGGCATTCTGAATGATGGCAACCTTCGAAGTGTCCCTTTTGTTCCTTTTCACGATTCTATGGCATTCCAGACAAAGATGCGGTCTTTGGCCGTGAACTCATCAGTTACCTACTCTGATAGAGGCATTGAATATTCTCGTAAGATGTTCTCAGAACAAGGCAGAACAGGTGTAGCACAGGTGCTTGTCGTTTTGAGAGATGGCTTTTCCCGACTTCCACCTGACACTTTAAGACAAGCTTTGATTGCAAGGATGCAAAATATTACAGTTATAACTATTGGTCTAGATGGAAACAGTGGAGGGATACCAGGCAGGAGACAAGAGCTTCAATCTGTGGCTTCATTCCCGGACCTATTTTATGGAGTGAGCAACTTTAATGATTTACAGTCGGTACGAAGGAAACTGGTGTCAGATATATGTG GTGTATTGAAGACAACAGATTCATCGATACCTACACCACAATCCCCTGTACGCCCGCTGCCAGTAACACCAAACTCAGTGGAAATGCCAAGCTGTACCAGATCAACAGCTTTCCACGTGAAACCAGGCCATGACTGCGCACAGCGTGCAGAAATTGTCTTTATGGTTGATGCATCCGAGGCAATCACTCCAGAAAACTTCGCTCTTCAACAGAAATTTGTGATGTGTGTTGCTAACTCTTTGTTTCTCGATCCTTCTAGCGGTGCAAGGGTGGCTGCTATTGCCTATAGCTCCCAGACTCAGAGTATACCACTTGCCGGCTTTAGTGAGGCCGAGGGGTTCTGGAGTAGCTTCAGCAGAATGGCCGCTGACAACAGCATAGCTCTGACAAACAATAGTATTCAAGTAGCTAGAGAGATGTTCAAAGCTGAATCAAGACAGGAAGCTACCAAGACACTGGTCATTCTTACAGATGGCAAGAACATTTGTCCGGGAAACACTTTGGCGCTGGCCAACTTGGCCAAACGAGAGAACATTTTGATAATATCCATTGGGATTTCAGAAACTCCACTTAGTTCAGCCAGTCTTTCTGAACTGAAAAGCCTGGCATCTACGCCAGACCACGCCTTTGTCGTTTCTAATTACAGATCCCTGATGGCAGCCACTGGTAATCTTGTTCGGGTgttgtgct ATAACCTGAGCCCTGGAAGCAGACCGAAGCTCCCATCGAACCCCTCTTTCCTTCCTGCCAGGCCACGAACACCAAAAACCACTGGTCCGTCACCGATAATACCCAGACATTTCCCTGCCAATTTTTCTCCTCCTACAGGTTACTCTGGATACGTGCCTCGACGTGCGCCATCTGGAAATACag gcTCACAAAGACCACCAAAATCTTACTCACATCCCCTTATTTACCCTTCAGCAACAGGCAGTAGGGGCGTATATGTGCCTTCGGGTCAGAATCGAAGAGTCCAGACTGTGTGGCGACCGAACACAGGTATCCACAGGACTCCCTACTCGAGTGGAAATACTGGAACTGCCAGAGCCGCATACTCAAACAGAGTTGCAGGCACAGCCTACTCCAAAGGTGCCACAGGAAGTGCTGGAGTGCCATACTCAGGGACTGCTGCCTCTCACTCCCATCTCCCGTCTTCTCGATCTGGCCGTGTCTTGCCTCGAATCCGACCTGCTCCATCGGTATCAAGGTTACCCTTGTCCCGGTCTCAACCCGTGGGGAGAATCGGACAGACATCCCGGGCTAACTCCCTTCTCTCAGCTATCAGGAAGTCTCTCCGGACCCAGGCATCTTGA
- the LOC135463365 gene encoding SH3 domain-containing protein Dlish-like: MTGSDSIDTLVRVGLTKASGLKPTARRVVIQDFTACGREELTVRRGDVVYIVYRDHEWFYVSTPGGRTGYIPVTFCGKGKSVPSDDVLEHSCHIPSRGRIPADPTPLNESTAHLSLRTKEENARHLPDCQALHATDIELQSKQCRGYNHGYNEIFPFKKEERGHSMVLFEFGAKNENDLDVRRGEIVVRLNEEDREWVWVRRGDNVEGFVPYNYLCPLSY, from the coding sequence ATGACAGGGAGTGACAGCATAGACACACTCGTACGGGTGGGTTTAACAAAGGCATCCGGTCTCAAGCCGACGGCCCGACGGGTGGTGATCCAGGACTTTACGGCTTGTGGCAGGGAAGAGTTGACGGTGCGGAGAGGCGATGTAGTTTACATAGTTTATCGTGACCATGAGTGGTTCTACGTCAGTACACCCGGAGGACGGACGGGCTACATCCCCGTGACCTTCTGCGGTAAAGGGAAGTCAGTTCCCAGTGATGATGTCTTGGAGCATTCATGTCATATTCCTAGTCGCGGACGGATTCCCGCTGATCCCACTCCGCTCAACGAATCAACCGCTCATCTCTCACTGCGCACCAAGGAAGAAAATGCACGCCATCTACCGGATTGCCAGGCCCTCCACGCGACCGACATTGAATTGCAGAGTAAACAGTGCCGAGGATATAATCATGGCTACAACGAAATATTTCCATTCAAGAAGGAAGAACGGGGACATTCCATGGTCTTGTTTGAGTTTGGggccaaaaatgaaaatgatctCGATGTTCGGCGAGGGGAAATTGTCGTGCGTTTAAACGAGGAGGACAGGGAATGGGTTTGGGTTAGAAGGGGTGACAACGTTGAAGGCTTTGTGCCATACAACTATCTCTGTCCCCTGTCTTACTAG
- the LOC135481930 gene encoding collagen alpha-6(VI) chain-like isoform X2: protein MAFQTKMRSLAVNSSVTYSDRGIEYSRKMFSEQGRTGVAQVLVVLRDGFSRLPPDTLRQALIARMQNITVITIGLDGNSGGIPGRRQELQSVASFPDLFYGVSNFNDLQSVRRKLVSDICDVLSQRSSIELPTASTQNPTQVPVSVNTTQSMVVRPNPSANVICRRPGDVVFILDGSKGVDQSDFRFQTNFVVRMTELFYLNPDDGLRVGVVVYGDQIKVIQQEPFLSESSLRSVLGLLIHDRGSPLVDAGIRYARELLNEQGRPGTPKILVLLSHGINARPVNTIDEAEKAKQEGSILITVGIGKDAMGLNADVIEEFRSMASTSDLAFLTPDYSQLPVLVNNLAPSVCDLLSPPPILPTLGVNPQEFPVSTSQPPIVRQATTQAPQSDSKCQYPGDLIFLLDGSPTSTDLSLLLAREFALSTADSFNLNEFNGTRVAGILNDGNLRSVPFVPFHDSMAFQTKMRSLAVNSSVTYSDRGIEYSRKMFSEQGRTGVAQVLVVLRDGFSRLPPDTLRQALIARMQNITVITIGLDGNSGGIPGRRQELQSVASFPDLFYGVSNFNDLQSVRRKLVSDICGVLKTTDSSIPTPQSPVRPLPVTPNSVEMPSCTRSTAFHVKPGHDCAQRAEIVFMVDASEAITPENFALQQKFVMCVANSLFLDPSSGARVAAIAYSSQTQSIPLAGFSEAEGFWSSFSRMAADNSIALTNNSIQVAREMFKAESRQEATKTLVILTDGKNICPGNTLALANLAKRENILIISIGISETPLSSASLSELKSLASTPDHAFVVSNYRSLMAATGNLVRVLCYNLSPGSRPKLPSNPSFLPARPRTPKTTGPSPIIPRHFPANFSPPTGYSGYVPRRAPSGNTATGSRGVYVPSGQNRRVQTVWRPNTGIHRTPYSSGNTGTARAAYSNRVAGTAYSKGATGSAGVPYSGTAASHSHLPSSRSGRVLPRIRPAPSVSRLPLSRSQPVGRIGQTSRANSLLSAIRKSLRTQAS, encoded by the exons ATGGCATTCCAGACAAAGATGCGGTCTTTGGCCGTGAACTCATCAGTTACCTACTCTGATAGAGGCATTGAATATTCTCGTAAGATGTTCTCAGAACAAGGCAGAACAGGTGTAGCACAGGTGCTTGTCGTTTTGAGAGATGGCTTTTCCCGACTTCCACCTGACACTTTAAGACAAGCTTTGATTGCAAGGATGCAAAATATTACAGTTATAACTATTGGTCTAGATGGAAACAGTGGAGGGATACCAGGCAGGAGACAAGAGCTTCAATCTGTGGCTTCATTCCCGGACCTATTCTATGGAGTGAGCAACTTTAATGATTTACAGTCGGTACGAAGGAAACTGGTGTCAGATATATGTG ATGTGCTCAGTCAGCGTTCTAGTATTGAGCTGCCAACGGCTTCAACACAGAATCCAACTCAAGTGCCTGTATCAGTGAACACTACACAAAGTATGGTCGTCAGGCCAAATCCTTCTGCGAATGTCATATGTCGTCGGCCTGGAGATGTTGTCTTCATCCTGGATGGATCCAAAGGGGTTGATCAATCAGATTTTAGGTTTCAAACTAATTTTGTGGTCAGGATGACAGAGTTATTTTACCTTAATCCAGACGATGGCCTGAGGGTGGGTGTCGTTGTTTATGGTGACCAAATTAAAGTTATCCAACAAGAACCATTTTTGTCGGAGTCCAGTTTGCGATCTGTACTTGGTCTTTTAATCCATGATAGAGGATCTCCACTTGTTGATGCTGGCATTCGATATGCCAGAGAACTACTAAATGAGCAAGGTAGACCTGGAACACCGAAAATCCTGGTTTTGTTGTCGCATGGAATCAATGCTAGACCAGTCAACACCATTGATGAAGCTGAAAAGGCAAAGCAAGAAGGAAGCATACTGATAACTGTTGGTATAGGAAAAGATGCCATGGGATTGAATGCAGACGTGATCGAAGAGTTCAGATCAATGGCGTCCACTAGTGATCTTGCGTTTTTGACCCCAGATTACAGTCAACTTCCTGTCCTCGTCAACAACCTTGCTCCATCAGTGTGTG attTGCTATCACCCCCACCCATCTTACCAACCCTGGGTGTTAATCCTCAAGAGTTTCCGGTATCGACATCACAGCCGCCAATAGTAAGACAAGCCACAACACAAGCCCCCCAGAGTGATTCAAAATGCCAATATCCCGGAGATTTGATATTCTTGCTGGATGGATCACCAACCTCGACAGATCTCAGCTTGCTCTTGGCAAGGGAATTTGCATTATCTACAGCTGATTCGTTTAACCTTAATGAATTTAATGGCACTAGAGTAGCTGGCATTCTGAATGATGGCAACCTTCGAAGTGTCCCTTTTGTTCCTTTTCACGATTCTATGGCATTCCAGACAAAGATGCGGTCTTTGGCCGTGAACTCATCAGTTACCTACTCTGATAGAGGCATTGAATATTCTCGTAAGATGTTCTCAGAACAAGGCAGAACAGGTGTAGCACAGGTGCTTGTCGTTTTGAGAGATGGCTTTTCCCGACTTCCACCTGACACTTTAAGACAAGCTTTGATTGCAAGGATGCAAAATATTACAGTTATAACTATTGGTCTAGATGGAAACAGTGGAGGGATACCAGGCAGGAGACAAGAGCTTCAATCTGTGGCTTCATTCCCGGACCTATTTTATGGAGTGAGCAACTTTAATGATTTACAGTCGGTACGAAGGAAACTGGTGTCAGATATATGTG GTGTATTGAAGACAACAGATTCATCGATACCTACACCACAATCCCCTGTACGCCCGCTGCCAGTAACACCAAACTCAGTGGAAATGCCAAGCTGTACCAGATCAACAGCTTTCCACGTGAAACCAGGCCATGACTGCGCACAGCGTGCAGAAATTGTCTTTATGGTTGATGCATCCGAGGCAATCACTCCAGAAAACTTCGCTCTTCAACAGAAATTTGTGATGTGTGTTGCTAACTCTTTGTTTCTCGATCCTTCTAGCGGTGCAAGGGTGGCTGCTATTGCCTATAGCTCCCAGACTCAGAGTATACCACTTGCCGGCTTTAGTGAGGCCGAGGGGTTCTGGAGTAGCTTCAGCAGAATGGCCGCTGACAACAGCATAGCTCTGACAAACAATAGTATTCAAGTAGCTAGAGAGATGTTCAAAGCTGAATCAAGACAGGAAGCTACCAAGACACTGGTCATTCTTACAGATGGCAAGAACATTTGTCCGGGAAACACTTTGGCGCTGGCCAACTTGGCCAAACGAGAGAACATTTTGATAATATCCATTGGGATTTCAGAAACTCCACTTAGTTCAGCCAGTCTTTCTGAACTGAAAAGCCTGGCATCTACGCCAGACCACGCCTTTGTCGTTTCTAATTACAGATCCCTGATGGCAGCCACTGGTAATCTTGTTCGGGTgttgtgct ATAACCTGAGCCCTGGAAGCAGACCGAAGCTCCCATCGAACCCCTCTTTCCTTCCTGCCAGGCCACGAACACCAAAAACCACTGGTCCGTCACCGATAATACCCAGACATTTCCCTGCCAATTTTTCTCCTCCTACAGGTTACTCTGGATACGTGCCTCGACGTGCGCCATCTGGAAATACag CAACAGGCAGTAGGGGCGTATATGTGCCTTCGGGTCAGAATCGAAGAGTCCAGACTGTGTGGCGACCGAACACAGGTATCCACAGGACTCCCTACTCGAGTGGAAATACTGGAACTGCCAGAGCCGCATACTCAAACAGAGTTGCAGGCACAGCCTACTCCAAAGGTGCCACAGGAAGTGCTGGAGTGCCATACTCAGGGACTGCTGCCTCTCACTCCCATCTCCCGTCTTCTCGATCTGGCCGTGTCTTGCCTCGAATCCGACCTGCTCCATCGGTATCAAGGTTACCCTTGTCCCGGTCTCAACCCGTGGGGAGAATCGGACAGACATCCCGGGCTAACTCCCTTCTCTCAGCTATCAGGAAGTCTCTCCGGACCCAGGCATCTTGA